The Plodia interpunctella isolate USDA-ARS_2022_Savannah chromosome 11, ilPloInte3.2, whole genome shotgun sequence genome includes a window with the following:
- the LOC128673592 gene encoding uncharacterized protein LOC128673592, whose translation MDQKIKNKRLPKSLEDELNRNASQPSWKSYNEGIHERVNFDDTIWGFNLAGGAYYNTPLRITYIKPDSRAEKAGIQIGDTLQSINGIETSTLTIQEAHDMILESGIEIKLGFTAPDVDEATHYVYQDEIDDEEEQRRLLRELEAAAKKCQFKGAKTNDAWSLAWPCNKKRDIMYRESNCFLVPSVYEKKHPEKILKNRTMGQEAKAYVGQ comes from the exons ATGgaccaaaaaattaaaaat aagcGACTTCCGAAATCGCTGGAAGACGAGTTGAATAGAAACGCTTCACAGCCTTCGTGGAAATCTTACAATGAGGGCATTCACGAGCGCGTCAACTTTGACGACACCATCTGGGGCTTCAACTTGGCGGGTGGAGCCTACTATAACACACCCTTGAGGATCACTTAC ATAAAGCCAGATAGCCGAGCGGAAAAAGCTGGTATCCAGATAGGAGACACGCTGCAGAGTATCAATGGCATAGAGACTTCCACCCTCACGATACAAGAGGCGCACGACATGATCCTGGAATCCGGCATCGAAATCAAGCTCGGATTTACTgc gCCGGACGTCGATGAAGCCACACATTATGTATACCAGGATGAAATT GATGATGAAGAAGAGCAACGAAGACTACTGAGAGAATTAGAGGCCGCTGCCAAAAAGTGTCAATTTAAGGGCGCCAAGACT AATGACGCTTGGAGCCTGGCTTGGCCGTGTAACAAGAAACGTGATATCATGTATCGCGAGTCCAATTGCTTTCTGGTGCCCAGCGTGTACGAGAAGAAGCATCC agagaaaatactgaaaaatCGGACAATGGGGCAAGAAGCGAAGGCTTATGTAGGTCAATAG